CAAGTAAGAATGATCCAGGACGAGGATGAGTTTCGTCGTGAAGCCTACCTGGAAATTTTTGATAGAACCAACCGGAGCCATGTCGTGATGGTCATTGAGCTGCTTAGCCCTGAGAATAAGCATGGCAAGGGGCGGGAAGAGTACCAGCGTAAGCAACAAGCAGTCCTTCAGAGTCAGGCACATCTGCTGGAGATTGACCTCCTTCGTGGGGGAGAGCATACGGTTGCTGCTCCTCGGGAGGGAGCACTCGCTCTGGGGAGCTACTCCTATCTCCTGAGCCTTGCCAATGCCCAAGAACCGGGCAAGATTCTGCTCTGGCGCATCGGACTTGCCGACCGCCTTCCCATGCTAGAGCTTCCTCTCACCGCTGATGTCCCACCCTTCACGCTCGATCTTCAGGCCGTCTTCGACCGCTGCTACGACGAAAACCGCTACGCGGAGCTCCTCGAAGTTGCCTACACCCAGTCCGCTGAACCCACCTTCACTGAGGAAGAAGCCGCTTGGTCACACGAGTGTCTGGAGGGCTACGTGGTATCCTAGCTCTCGGCTATGAGCGATTTAGAGACAGAGATTGCGCGGCGGCGCACGTTTGCCATTATCTCCCACCCCGACGCGGGAAAGACGACTCTGACGGAGAAGCTACTTCTCTACGGGGGCGCGATTCAGCTCGCGGGGTCGGTGACGGCGAAGAAGAACCGGCGGCAGGCGACCTCGGACTGGATGGAGCTGGAGAAGCAGCGCGGCATCTCGATCACGTCCACCGTGCTCCAGTTCGAGTACGACGGCTGCGTGCTGAATCTCTTGGACACGCCGGGCCACCAGGACTTCTCCGAGGACACGTACCGGACTCTGGTTGCCGCCGATAGCGCCGTGATGCTGATCGACAACGCCCGCGGTGTCGAGCCGCAGACCATCAAGCTCTTTGCGGTCTGCCGCCAGCGCGGGATTCCGATCTTCACGTTTATCAATAAGATGGACCGCCCCGGCCTCGACCCGCTGGACCTGATGGCCAACCTTGAGGAGGTGCTGGGGATTCGCTCCGCGCCGGTCTTCTGGCCGATTGGCGATGGCGACCAGTTCCAGGGCGTGTATGATCGCCAGAGTAGCCAGCTCCACTTGTACGACCGCGTCCAGCACGGTGCCAACAAGGCTCCCGTTCGCATTGTCGATCTAAGCGACCCGACTCTCGATGAGATTATCGGCAGTGGCCCGGCGCAGAAGCTCCGCGACGATATCGAGCTGCTGGATGTGGCCGGCGAGCCGCTCGACCCGGAGCGCATTGCCAAGGGCGAGATCACGCCGCTGTTCTTTGGGAGCGCGGTCACGAACTTCGGGGTCGAGCGGTTCCTGAAGCGCTTTATCGACCTCGCACCCACCCCGACCTCGCGCCCGGCCCAGGGCGGGGAGATCGAGCCCAGTGAGCCGGAGTTCCGGGGCTTTGTCTTTAAGATCCAGGCCAACATGGACCCGAACCACCGCGACCGGGTGGCGTTTCTGCGCGTGGTCTCGGGGCGCTTTGAGCGCGATATGGTCGCCCTGAATCCCCGCTCCAAGAAGTCCGTGCGCCTGACACGCCCACAGAAGCTCTTTGCCTCGGACCGGGAGACGGTCGATGTGGCCTACCCGGGCGACATTATCGGCCTCACCAACCCTGGTGTCTTCCAGCTCGGCGACACGGTCTGCACGGGGGCTCCGGTGCAGTTCCGGGGCTTTCCACGCTTCGCCCCCGAGCACTTTGGGGTCCTGCGCAACCGGAAGTCCGAGAAGTATAAGCAGTTCCAAAAAGGAATCGAGCAGCTCTCGGAGGAAGGTGTCGTGCAGCTCTTCCACGAGATCAACGCCGGGCGCACCGAGCCGATCCTGGGCGTGGTCGGGCAGCTCCAGTTCGAGGTGATCCAGTTCCGGCTGATCTCCGAGTACGGGGTCGAGACCAGCCTGGACCGCCTGCCCTACGGCCATGCACGCTGGATTCAGGGCCCCGAAGACGCCCTCCGCGAGGTCTACTGGGGCATGGGCACCCGCCGGGTCGAGGACAGCTTCGGCAACTTTGTCTGCCTGTTTGAGAGCCAGTGGGGGATGAACCATATTATCGAGAACAACCCCAAGCTGCGCTTTCTCTCCACCGCGCTCGATCTCTCGGAGTCTCAGGAAGCGGCCGGCGCGTGAGAGTCGCGCTGGTCACGGGGGCCGGGAGCGGGGTGGGGCGCGCGGTCGCCGTGGCGCTGGCGCAAGAGGGCTTCTCGGTGGCGCTGGTGGGGCGACGGCGGGAGAAGCTCGAAGAGACCGCGGCGCTCACCGGCGGACGCATCTTTGTCGGGGATGCCAGTGACCCCGTGGCGATGGAGCGCGTGCTCGCGGAGCTTGGCCCGGTCTCGGTGCTGGTCAACAACGCGGGGGTCCACAATGGCTTCGACAAGATCACCGAGAGCGACCCGGAGCGCTGGCGTCAGACCCTGCTGACCAATGTCTACGCGCCCTACCTGCTCTCCCGTCTTTGTGCACCGGGGATGAAGGCGCTGGGCTGGGGACGTCTGATCCAGGTCAGCTCCGCCGCGGGCTTCGCCCCGCCCGACGGCCCCGGCGCGGACTACATTCTCTCGAAGTACACCCTTAACTTCTTCACGCGCCAGCTCGCCGCCGAGCTGGTCGGCAGCGAGCTCTCGTGCTGCGCGATCCATCCCGGCGAGGTCAAGACCGAGATGTGGGAAGACATTAAAGACTTTGGCGGCATGCCCGGCTGGGCCGAGCTGGTCGAGCGCACCGGCGGCGACCCGCCCGAGAAAGCCTCCGAGCTAGTCTGCAAGATTGTCGCCGCCCCGGCAAGCGAGACCAACGGGAAGTTTCTCTGGATCGAGGGCGGCATCCAAGCCCCCCGGTTTACGTGGTAGATCACCTCTCCCCCAGCCCCTCACCTAAAGGCAAGGGGAGTAAGACCCCTCCCTGAAGCCCCTCCCTTGCCTTTAGGTGAGGGAGGGGTGGCTGAGCCGTGCGAAGCCGGGGTGGGAGAGGTTAGTAGCTCCGCGCAAACAGGACTTGCTGGGTGGCGGGCTGGCCGGTGAGCACGCAGACCCCCTCGCCGCCGGGCTGGTCCAGCGGGATGCAGCGGATGGTCGCCTTGAGCTCGGTCTGGATCTTGTCTTCGTCCTCGCGCGAGCCGGCCCACCAGGCGCGGGCAAAGCCGGTCTCGACTGCGGCCGCGAGCTCGGTGTAGTTGGCGACATCGACCACGTGGCTATCGCGGAAGGCCTTGGCGCGCTCGTAGAGGGCGGCTTGGATCTCTTCCAAAAGCTGCGGCAGGGTCTCGGGGAGCTCGGCCCAGCTGACAAAGCGCTTGCCTTCCTTGCCTGGACGGTCCCGGCGGCCCAGCACGACTGTCTGGTTGGCGACATCGCGCGGCCCGATCTCGATCCGCACCGGGATGCCTTTGACCTCCCACTCGTTGAACTTAAAGCCCGGCGTGACGTTATCCCGCGCGTCGATCTTGACACGGGCCTTATCGCCAATCGCCGCCTTGAGCTGCTCCGCAGCGGCCAGAGTGGCGGCTTTTTCGTCGTCGGTCTTGTAGATCGGGACGATCACCGCTTGGGTCGGGGCGAGGCGCGGCGGCAGCACGAGGCCGTCGTCGTCGGAGTGCGCCATGATCAGCGCCCCGACGAGGCGGGTCGAGACACCCCACGACGTTGTCCAGGCGTACTCGATCTCGTTCTGGTTCTGGCCCTGGAATTTAATTTCGAACGCCTTGGCGAAGTTCTGCCCCAGGTTGTGGCTCGTGCCCGCCTGGAGCGCCTTGCCGTCCTGCATCATCGCCTCGATCGCGTAGGTGCGTAGTGCGCCTGCGAACTTCTCCTTGTCGGTCTTGAGCCCCTTGAAGACCGGAATGGCCATGACATTCTCCACAAAGTCCGAGTAGACCTCATGAAGAATCTTCAGGGTCTCCTCCTCGGCCTCATCGTGGGTGGCGTGGGCGGTGTGGCCCTCCTGCCAGAGGAACTCGGCGGTGCGCAGAAACGGGCGCGTGCGCAGCTCCCAGCGCACGACATTAGCCCACTGGTTGATGAGCAGCGGCAGGTCGCGCCAGGACTGTACCCAGCGCGAGAAGCTATCCCCGATAATCGCCTCGGAGGTCGGGCGGACCACCAGCGGCTCCTCCAGCGGCGCGGCCGGAACCAGCCCGCCCTTGCCATCGCTCTCCAGCCTATGATGGGTCACCACGGCGACTTCCGGCGCGAAGCCCTCGACATGCTGCGCCTCTTTGGTCATGAAGCTCACGGGGATAAAGAGCGGGAAGTAGGCATTGACATGCCCCGTGTCCTTGATGCGCTTGTCGAGCCCCTGCTGGATCATCTCCCAGATCGCGTAGCCCGTGGGCTTGATGACCATACAGCCGCGCACCGGGGAGTAGTCCGAGAGGTCCGCCTCTTTGACGATATCGAGATACCACTGCGAGTAGTCTTTCTCGCGGGTTGTGATTGCTTGTTTTGCCATAGTGTTTTATCGAGAGGAAAAGATGTGGCGCTAAAAACGCCCGCCCGATTGTATCGGATCACGCAAAAAAAATCCCCGACATTCGTTGTCGGGGGGGGAGGGATATTCTCTTCGCGCTCGTAAAAGCGACACTTCGAAGAGACGCAAGCTCTATGCCAGAAGCGTAACCCACCCTAAATTTTTTTCGTCTAGGAGATTGTATGATCGCCCTCGACGGTGAACGTCCCGAAAGATTAAGAACATGAGAACCCTCCCCACGGCTTTGGGAATCGCGGCCTCGGTCATGCTCTGGAAAACGTGGGAGCATCACATAACACAGGAGCGCTCGGGGACGCTGACGATGCTTCCTCCTTACAGTGGCCGCTTTCCTGACTCTTGGGCGCTCGCCATCAGTGACCAGGGAGGGATTGCGGGAATCGCATTTAAGCCCGATAGGTCGGACAATATCCCCATTTACTGGGAGAACCCGAGCGCCCCTCCTCGCTCACTTCCCCACCCCCAGGGAGCGGACACGGCGCGGCTTCGGGCTCTCTCTCACGATGGGCGTTTTCTAGTGGGTCAGAGTGAGCGTTTCCGTGATACGGGCACCCATGCGACACTCTGGCACCCCCAAGGTGTCACCGTTCTGCCGTCTTTAACCGGCGCACGCTTCTCCGTGGCAACCGGTGTCAATACGGCGGGAGTGGCAGTGGGCTATGTTGATTTTGGCGATGAGGAGCCGCGTGCAAGCTATCGGTACCGTGGATATAGGGCGGTTCTCTGGAAAGACGGCCTCGTGGAGTTTCTCGATGAGGAAGAGCGTGGAATCGCCGCAGCGATCAACGACTCGGGGCTGATTGCGGGCTATAGTACGGGCCAGCCCGTTGTGTGGCAGAAAGCCCGTAAGTACCTGCTCAAGGGAGGGCCGGGGCAGGCCAAGGCGCTCTCCCTCGCCGGAGTGATCGGAGGAGTGCTGGCAGGAAAGCCCACGATTTGGTCTCAGCTAAGAGCTACCCCAAAGCTTCTGGCCACCCCAGAAAGGGTCCCCGGCGAAGTACGAGCCGTCAACGACCGTGGCCAAGCCGTGGGTGTGGTGTTCGATCCCAAGGCGAAGGCCCCTCGGGGGGCGTACTGGGAAGACGGCACGTTTCGTGATCCCAATACCCTCATCCCGGCGGGCTCGAACTTTCGCGAGCTCTTTCCCCAGGAGCTGAATAGCCGCGGCCAGCTTGTCGGGGTGGGGTATACCAACCGCGACGAGCTCCGCGGGTTTATCTACACACCTTGAGCTTCGCCGCCGGTTGGAAACCGGCGTCTGCAATGACCTTCGGCCACAAAGCCCGGGCACCCTCCGGGTGCGGGCTACCAAACTGATTCCCAGCCCGGCACGGGCTTTGCAGCCGCAGGCTACTGCGGACGCCCAATTCCATTGGGCGAACTCGCTGTAGAATAGGGGTATGCAAACCGTTGACTTGGCAAGGCTGCGCACGGGGCATCCCCGGCTGATCGTCTTGGACTCCGAGCTAGAGCGGGTGAAGACACTCGCGACAAGCGATCCCAATGCCACACGCTACCGCGAGAACCTCACCGCGGCGGGGGAGAAGCTGCTGGCCGACCCCACGACGGTCGAGTACAAGCTGATCGGGCCGCGCCTGCTGGACCAGAGCCGCAAGTGCCTCTCGCGCATCTACACCCTGGCGGCGCTCTGGCGGCTCGATGGCGACAAGAAGTGGGTGGAGCGGGCGAAGAAAGAGCTCTTTGCCGCCGCCGCCTTCCCGGACTGGAACCCGTCGCACTTTCTCGATGTCGCCGAGATGACCCATGCCTTTGCCATTGGCTACGACTGGCTCTATCACGGCCTCACCACCGACGAAAAAACGCTCCTCAAGACCGCGATCGTGGAGAAGGGGCTCCGGCGCGGCGAGGAGGCCTACAAGGGGACCAAGCCGTGGAGGTGGTGGACCACGGTGCACCATAACTGGAACCAGGTCTGCAATGGAGGAATGGGCCTGGGAGCGCTGGCAATCGCCGACGAAGAGCCGCAATTAGCATCTTTTATTCTCCATAGCGCCCTAAAGTCGCTCCCCGCGGCCATGGCCTCGTTTGGCCCCGATGGCGGCTGGAACGAGGGGCCGGGCTACTGGGACTACACCGTGCGCTACACGGTTCCTCTGATCGCCGCGCTGGAGTCCGCGCTGGGCTCGGACTTTGGGCTCGCCACCGCAAATGGCTTCGACCGCACGGGGACCTTCCGGCTCTACTTTGTCGGCCCCACCGGGAAGGTCTTCAACTACGCCGACGGCGGCGATAACTCCGGGGCCGCCCCAGAAATGCGCTGGCTGGCACGGCGCTTCAAGCAGCCCCTCTACGACTGGGAGGCGAATCGGGGGGCGGGGCGCTTTGGCGGCACCATGGACCTGCTCTGGTACACCGCCGCTAGTAGCAATCCCAAGAAGGCAAATGCGCCCCTGGACAATGTCTTTCGTGGGATCGACGCCGCCTTCCTGCGCTCGGACTGGGGCAGTAAAGAGGCGCTCTGGGTGGGCTTCAAGGGCGGGGACAACGCCGCCAACCACTCCCACCTGGACCTGGGGACCTTTGTCTTCGATGCGCTGGGCGAGCGCTTTGTGATGGAGCTGGGGCCAGACAACTACAACCTGCCCACCTACTTCGGCGACAAGCGCTGGACCTACTACCGCCTCCGCACCGAGGGGCAGAACACACTCACGCTCGATGGCGAGAACCAGGCGACCAAGGCGAAAGCCCCTCTGCTCGCCTTCTCCCCACAGGGCTACGCGGTCGCGGATCTCACGGCGGGCTACGTCCAGGCGAGCAAGCTCTGGCGCGGGGTCGCGCTGGTGGAGGGGCGCAAGGCGCTCCTGATCCAGGACGAGCTCACGGCCAAGCAGCCGGTCGAGGTAGGCTGGCGTATCCACACCCTGGCCCAGCTCGCGGTCAGCGGGGCGGAGGCCACGCTCACGCTCAAGGGGAAGACCTGCACCGCGCGGATTCTCGAGCCCGCCGGGGCGGTGTTTGTTGCCGAAGAAGTCGTGATCGCGCCGGTCGAGGGGAGCAAGGAGCAGCCCAAGCCTACCAAGGGGGAGCGTCGCCTCCTAGTACGCCTCGCCAGTAAGGTGACCCAGACCCGAATCGCGGTGCTGCTCACGCCCGGCGATGGCCCCAAGACAACCCCGCTCCGGCCCCTCCGCGACTGGGTGAGCGCCGCGCCGTCGCTCCCACGCCTCGGGGGCGGGCTCTAGCGCATGTGAGCCTGCCCCTGTAGACAATACGAGTTTTTCCCGACAATCAGGGGCATGGCTCGTCTCTCCGATAAGAAAATCGCATGGCTACTCTTCACGGTCGCCGCGCTGGTCTACGCGCTCACCCTCTGTAGAACCATCTACACCGGAGACGACGGAGACTTCGAGACCGCCATGGCAACACTCGGAGTCTGCCACCCCACGGGCTATCCCCTCTTCACCCTCCTGGGACGAGCCTTCCTCCTGGGACTAGCACCCGTCATCGACGAGCCCGCCCTGCGCATCAACCTCATGACCGCCCTCTTTGGCGCGGGCGCGGTGGGGATGTTCTACCGCTTTGTCGCCACTGTCGTTCCCTCGCGAGTCGTCGCCGCGAGTGCCGCCCTGCTGCTGGCCTTCGCTCCCACGCTCTGGCAGCAGTCGCTCTCGTGCGAGGTCTACACGCTCACGGCGCTGTTTCTGTGCACGGTGCTCTGGCTGAGCGTGCGGCTGGAGCGGGGTGAGCAGGTGCTGGGTCCGCTGGTGCTGGTCTATGGTCTTGCGCTGACCAACAACCTGACGATGGCGCTGTTCCTGCCGGGCTTCTTGGTGTTTGCGTGGCGTCGTGTGGGCTTCAAGCGGCTCTTCTTGTGCGTGCCACTGTTTGTGCTCCCGCTGCTGCTCTATGCCTATGTCCCCCTCGCCGCCAAGTACGGACACTCGCCGCTCAAGTGGGGGGACCCACAGACCTGGCCGGCGTTCTTCCAGCATGTCAATGGCTCGCAGTACCGCCCGCTGATGTTCACCCAGCCCCTCGCAACCTGGCACCTACGGCTCTGGGAGTACGCCAAAGGGGCGCTCTGGGTGGAGTTTGGGGGGCACTTTCTGGTCTTTGCGATCCCCGGCATGGTGGCGCTCTGGCGACGCCAGCGTCCGGTGCTTTGTCTGACTGCCTGGATCTTTGCGGTAGATATTGTCTACGCGACCAACTACGCCATCAGCGATATCTATGTCTACTACATTCCCTCGTATCTCTGCATGGCGGTCTGGATCGGGGTAGGCCTCTCCGAGCTGGGCGGCTGGCTGGTGCGTGTTCGTCCCCAGCTGGTCCGCCCGCTCGCGCTCCTGCTCCTGCTCACGCCCCTGGTCCAGATGACCACCCACCTGACCTCTACGGATAAGAGCAGCAACTTTCTGGAGGCAGACTTTGCGAGCAATATCCTGGCAAGCGCACCCAAAGACGCGGTGGTGCTCAATACCAACAACACGATCTTTACGCTCTGGTACCTGAAGTTTGTCAAGCACCAGCGCCCGGATGTGGCGGTCCTGAACGTGGACTTGCTGGAGGGGACTCTCAACAACAACGCGGCCTGGTACTTCGAGCACCTGCAGAGCCAGTGGCCCAGTGTTCCCTCGCCGCTGGGGCTCCCGACCAAGGCCACCAGCGATGGCACCTACCTCCAGCTCCTGGTCCGAACCGCGCTGGCGGAGGGGCGGCCCGTGCTCCTGGTCTCCGACGACCGGCAGGACGGCCTGAGCATGGAGGCGGGCCAGCCTTCGCTCAACGACCGCCTCAAGCCCTTCACCCGGCGACCGTGGGGGATCACGCAGCGCCTCTACGAGCCGGGAACGGAGCCGACCGACACGGAGCTGGTCGCGCAGAACGCCGCGCTCTGGCAGGGCTTTCAGACACGTGGGGTCTACGCGGGCTGGAAAGACGGCGACCCGCTCCAGCTGCATATCCTCGTGCGCTACTTCAACGCCCACAAGGCCCTCGCCCCCCTCGCCGAGAGGCTGGGACAGAGCGAGCTGGCCCGTGAGCACTACGCCGGGGCCAACTTCCTCTTCCAAGACCCCGAGGTCGCGGCCGGGCTCAAGCGGCTCCCCCCGAGGCCTGCCAACGAGCCCTAGTGGGACATCCTCTTGGCTCTTTTCCCCGCAGTGAGCTCGTCCCAGGTGCGGGGGACGACAAGCACTTCGAGAGGGAGCTGGTAGGCGAGCCGGATCTGGCGCTCGTAGGCGGCAGACGAGATAGACTCCCGGAGCTGCACCTGCCAGGTCTCTTCCTGGCCGGTGTGCGGGTGTGCATAGCCCATCTGCTCCCGGAGGCGGGAGAAGGCACCCGAGAGAAGCGCGGCGCGCTCCGGGGAGCCGTGGCGCAGCTCGACCCCTTGCTCGAAGTAGAGCGTGTACATCAGCCCCGCCAGAGAGCGGTTTTGCAGTGCCCAGTGCTGCCCAAACTTGAGCTGTGCGTAGGCCTCCGCCAGGCGCCCTTGGCCATCGAGGGCCAGAAAGAGCCCCATGCCGATATTGGCCTGGTAGCGCGAGTGGGGCGAGTCGTAGAGCAGGGCCTCCCGAGACGCCGCCTCTGCCTCTTGCCAGAGGGCCTTGGAGCGCTTTGGGTCACTCGGAGTGAGAGCCTCGGCAAGGGGGTTGAGTACCCGGTTGAGCGAGACAAGCGCACGAACCAGTGTGGGGGGATCGCCCAAGGCACGGGCTTCGTCGAGCGCGACCCGCTGGAGCCCCACGGCGTCCTCGTGGCGCTTGCGCTGCGACGCCGTGTAGCTCTGGTGGGTGAGGGCCTCCAGTGCCCAGCGTGGGGCCTGGTGGCGCAGGGCCTCGGTGCGGAGCTCTTGGGCAAGCTGGTCCATCTCGTCCCAGCGCCCGAGATCGTTGTAGAGCATCAGGGCACGGTGCAGGAGCTCGAAGCGGAGGGCGGGCGGCTCGACCGTGCGCCAAGCGTCCACGGCGCGCTCGGCCCAGGGGGTGGCGCGGCGGTGGTGGCCTCGGATGAAGCTAAAGGTCAGAAAGCCCGTCAGGCCCTGCCAGAAGAGGTCCGTGGGGGCGCTCCCGCCTCGCTCTAGGGCAGCCAGCAAGTTCTCCAGATCGGACTCCAGCGGGCCGAACGTGCGGACATCGTGCTCCGTGGCACGGGCAAGGAGTGTCAGAAAGTAGGCGGCATGGCGCTGGCTGAGGAGCTCTTTTTCCGAGCACTGCTCGTTGGCGAACTGGCGCAGGGTCTCCAGGAACCCAAAGCGCATGTTCCCCGTGAGCGCATCTTCCTGCACGGTAATCAGCGAGCGCTGGACCAGCTCATCTAGAAACGTATCGGCCTCGGGGAGGGCTTGGATCGCCTCGACCGCCTCCTGGGTCCAGCCGCCCTGGAAGAGGGCGAGGCCATAGAAGAAGCGGCGCAGCTCGGGGGAGAGGAGGTCCACACTGCTCTGGATCACCGCGCGGAGCGAGCGGTGGCGCTCGGGGATGTCCCGCTGGGTTGCGGCGAGGCCGAGCACGCTCTCGGAGAGGGCGAGGGCGATCTGGCTGGGGGTCTGGGTGCGGGTGCGGGCGGCGGCGAGCTCCAGCGCTAGGGGCATTCCCTCCAGCCTCTGGCAGATGGTCACCAGCGCCTCCGTGTGCCGCGGTGTCAGGGAGAAGTCCGGGTGGGCGTGGCGGGCACGGTCACAGAACAGGGCGACCGCGGGAAACTCCAGCAGGCGCGCCGGCGAGGTGGTTGCGTGCGGGGGCTCCAGCGGCTCCAAGAGCACCACGGACTCCCCTTGGATATCCAGCGGCTGGCGGCTCGTCACCAGGATCGTCAGCGCCGGCGCGTGCGCCAGGAGCGCCAGAACAAGTGCCGAGGCAGCGCTCAGGACATGCTCGGCGTTGTCGAGGATCAGCAGGAACGCGCCACGGCGCACCAGGAGTCCTTGGAGCGTTTCGAGGGGATCGGTCTCGTTGCGGGCCTGCACCCCGAGCGCCTGGAGCGTAAACTCCGCGAGACGTCCCGGGTCGGTGAGCTCGGCGAGGGGGACAAAGGTGCTGGGGAGCGGGAGGCGGCGGGCGGTCTCGACCGCTAGGCGGCTCTTGCCCATCCCTCCGGGGCCGATCAGGGAGACTAGGCGGTTGCTGGTGAGGGTCTCGATCAGCCGCTCGCTCTCGGTCTCGCGCCCAAAGAACTGGGTCAGGTAGACCGGAAGCTGGCGCGTGATCGCTCGCTCGGGTGTCTCGGGGGGCGTGGGCGCGGCGTGTATCACGGCCGAGGGAAGCCCCTCGCGGAGGGCCTCCAGCCGCTCGCGCTCCGTGAGAATCCAGTCGTCGTAGAAGCCCGGAAGGAGCGGTCCCGTGGCGAGCTGCGCGGCGAGGGCACGCTCCCCTTGCTGGAGGGCGTGGTCGAAGGCGACCACATCGCACCAGACACTCTCGCGCCGGAGCCGGACATAGCCCGCGCGGCTGGCATCCAGTACCGAGCCGGGGGCCATGCCGGGGAGCTCCAGCTGGTGGCGCAGGGAGCTCAGCGAGAAGCGCAGGCGGTTTGCCGTTGTCTGCGGGTCTTCGTCGGGCCAGAGCATCTCGGCGAGCTCCTCGCGGGGGCAGTCGCGCCCTAGGTGCAGGCAGAGATAGGCCAGGAGCGCCGCCACCCGCTGGGAGCGGAAGCGGCGCACTTCAGCGCCCTCGGCGGTGAGGAGCCGAGGGCCATCAAAGAGCGCGATACGCCAGAGAGGCTCCACTTAGGGCGTCTTGATGTCGTAGCACCAGAGGCAGCCCATGTCGCGGATGTAGAGCTTCCCCCCGGCGATAATCGGGTACGCCCAGGCCTTGGCCTGGCCTCGGTCGGGCTGGTTGGGCGGCGAGAAACGGCCCTTCTCCTTGTAGCCCGTGGGTGTGGCCTCGACCAGCGCAACCTCGCCGTTATCGCCGTGCAGGAAGAGCAGACCATCGGCGGAGCAGACCGCCGCGGAGCCCACCGAGCGCTCGTCCCAGAGAACCTTACCCGTGGCAAAATCGCTACAGAATAGGGTCGCACGGTTCGTCCCGTAGAGGTAGTTGCCCACCTTGACCGCGCCTCCCAGACCGTTGTAGCCCTTGCGCTCGACGTAGACCGGGTCCGCGGTAAAGCTCCCTGCCGCCGCCGCGATCTTCGCCACACCACCCGCGGTTGCTGCGGCGCTATAGACCATGTTCCCTGCCGCGATCGGCGTGAAGGCATGCATCTGGAACTGCGTGTCGAAGGTCTTGTCGAAGCGCCAGAGGAGCTTTCCCGATGCCGCCTCCACCCCGACCAGGCTCTTGCTCAGGTGCTGGACATACTGGCGTACGCCGTCGAGCTCCACCGCAATCGCGGAGGCGTAGCTGGCCACTTTCTCGCCGGGGATCGCGCTCTTCCAGAGGGTCGCGCCGGTCTTTTTGTCGAGTGCCACCATCGCGGCCGTCTCACTGCCCGGGCAGACAATCACCTTGTTGCCGTCCACGAGTGGCGACTCAGCATAGGCCCAGACCCCCGCGGTCCCGCCGAAGTCCGTGCGCAGGCTCTTCTTCCAGACCTGCTTGCCGGTTGCTGTATCGACGCAAGCTAGGTCGCCATCCGAGCTGAGCGCGTAGAGGAGCTTGCCATCGACCGTGGGGGTGGAGCGTGCCCCGGGATAGTTGGGCTGCTGCTTCGGGTTGCCCACCGCGCCGAGCCGGGTGGACCAGAGCAGCTTGCCATTGGTGGTGCTGTAGGCGCGGACAAACTCATTCTCCAGCCCCTCGTTGCTCAGCACATAGAGCCGATTCCCCACCACCACCGGAGTCGAGTACCCCGAGCCGATATCC
This genomic interval from Armatimonas rosea contains the following:
- a CDS encoding DUF4058 family protein → MAGPFPGMDPFLEKPGFWQEFHNSFIALLNIVINRELPSRFLSYTQVRMIQDEDEFRREAYLEIFDRTNRSHVVMVIELLSPENKHGKGREEYQRKQQAVLQSQAHLLEIDLLRGGEHTVAAPREGALALGSYSYLLSLANAQEPGKILLWRIGLADRLPMLELPLTADVPPFTLDLQAVFDRCYDENRYAELLEVAYTQSAEPTFTEEEAAWSHECLEGYVVS
- a CDS encoding peptide chain release factor 3; this translates as MSDLETEIARRRTFAIISHPDAGKTTLTEKLLLYGGAIQLAGSVTAKKNRRQATSDWMELEKQRGISITSTVLQFEYDGCVLNLLDTPGHQDFSEDTYRTLVAADSAVMLIDNARGVEPQTIKLFAVCRQRGIPIFTFINKMDRPGLDPLDLMANLEEVLGIRSAPVFWPIGDGDQFQGVYDRQSSQLHLYDRVQHGANKAPVRIVDLSDPTLDEIIGSGPAQKLRDDIELLDVAGEPLDPERIAKGEITPLFFGSAVTNFGVERFLKRFIDLAPTPTSRPAQGGEIEPSEPEFRGFVFKIQANMDPNHRDRVAFLRVVSGRFERDMVALNPRSKKSVRLTRPQKLFASDRETVDVAYPGDIIGLTNPGVFQLGDTVCTGAPVQFRGFPRFAPEHFGVLRNRKSEKYKQFQKGIEQLSEEGVVQLFHEINAGRTEPILGVVGQLQFEVIQFRLISEYGVETSLDRLPYGHARWIQGPEDALREVYWGMGTRRVEDSFGNFVCLFESQWGMNHIIENNPKLRFLSTALDLSESQEAAGA
- a CDS encoding SDR family NAD(P)-dependent oxidoreductase; translated protein: MRVALVTGAGSGVGRAVAVALAQEGFSVALVGRRREKLEETAALTGGRIFVGDASDPVAMERVLAELGPVSVLVNNAGVHNGFDKITESDPERWRQTLLTNVYAPYLLSRLCAPGMKALGWGRLIQVSSAAGFAPPDGPGADYILSKYTLNFFTRQLAAELVGSELSCCAIHPGEVKTEMWEDIKDFGGMPGWAELVERTGGDPPEKASELVCKIVAAPASETNGKFLWIEGGIQAPRFTW
- the proS gene encoding proline--tRNA ligase, producing MAKQAITTREKDYSQWYLDIVKEADLSDYSPVRGCMVIKPTGYAIWEMIQQGLDKRIKDTGHVNAYFPLFIPVSFMTKEAQHVEGFAPEVAVVTHHRLESDGKGGLVPAAPLEEPLVVRPTSEAIIGDSFSRWVQSWRDLPLLINQWANVVRWELRTRPFLRTAEFLWQEGHTAHATHDEAEEETLKILHEVYSDFVENVMAIPVFKGLKTDKEKFAGALRTYAIEAMMQDGKALQAGTSHNLGQNFAKAFEIKFQGQNQNEIEYAWTTSWGVSTRLVGALIMAHSDDDGLVLPPRLAPTQAVIVPIYKTDDEKAATLAAAEQLKAAIGDKARVKIDARDNVTPGFKFNEWEVKGIPVRIEIGPRDVANQTVVLGRRDRPGKEGKRFVSWAELPETLPQLLEEIQAALYERAKAFRDSHVVDVANYTELAAAVETGFARAWWAGSREDEDKIQTELKATIRCIPLDQPGGEGVCVLTGQPATQQVLFARSY
- a CDS encoding heparinase II/III domain-containing protein — encoded protein: MQTVDLARLRTGHPRLIVLDSELERVKTLATSDPNATRYRENLTAAGEKLLADPTTVEYKLIGPRLLDQSRKCLSRIYTLAALWRLDGDKKWVERAKKELFAAAAFPDWNPSHFLDVAEMTHAFAIGYDWLYHGLTTDEKTLLKTAIVEKGLRRGEEAYKGTKPWRWWTTVHHNWNQVCNGGMGLGALAIADEEPQLASFILHSALKSLPAAMASFGPDGGWNEGPGYWDYTVRYTVPLIAALESALGSDFGLATANGFDRTGTFRLYFVGPTGKVFNYADGGDNSGAAPEMRWLARRFKQPLYDWEANRGAGRFGGTMDLLWYTAASSNPKKANAPLDNVFRGIDAAFLRSDWGSKEALWVGFKGGDNAANHSHLDLGTFVFDALGERFVMELGPDNYNLPTYFGDKRWTYYRLRTEGQNTLTLDGENQATKAKAPLLAFSPQGYAVADLTAGYVQASKLWRGVALVEGRKALLIQDELTAKQPVEVGWRIHTLAQLAVSGAEATLTLKGKTCTARILEPAGAVFVAEEVVIAPVEGSKEQPKPTKGERRLLVRLASKVTQTRIAVLLTPGDGPKTTPLRPLRDWVSAAPSLPRLGGGL